One window of the Anopheles cruzii chromosome 2, idAnoCruzAS_RS32_06, whole genome shotgun sequence genome contains the following:
- the LOC128267571 gene encoding transmembrane protein 19 — protein MQESPFYKVLPVLLCGLSVPLSMFMWIGNVAYSKITSDGENGVVPPTRWLFSVLVPVLLMVYGLRRKGVNRSGAVLGLLCAIILSISSHAFLACLAAFFFSSSRATKFRGHLKRKIEEDFRDGGQRNWAQVICNAGMATQLALLYLLDCGYGERPIDFVRLYRSSWLGVGIMGSFACCNGDTWASELGTVIGSGDPFLITTRKRVPRGTNGAVSFVGLVASFLGGTLVGLVYFLTVRYTVEASVYERSPNQWPLIVFGGIAGLLGSLVDSLLGATLQYSGYTEQGFVVERPGKNVQHISGVRILDNHSVNLISCIITGIAMPSIAMNLWSVF, from the exons ATGCAAGAAAGTCCATTCTACAAAGTCCTGCCCGTGCTGCTGTGCGGGCTGTCGGTGCCCCTGTCCATGTTTATGTGGATCGGCAATGTGGCATACTCGAAGATTACTAGTGACGGAGAAA ATGGCGTCGTTCCACCGACACGCTGGCTATTTTCCGTGCTCGTTCCGGTTCTGCTGATGGTTTACGGGTTGCGACGGAAAGGCGTAAACCGTTCCGGCGCTGTGCTGGGGTTGCTATGCGCCATCATACTTTCCATTTCATCGCACGCCTTTCTTGCCTGTCTGGCTGCATTCTTTTTTAGCTCCAGCCGTGCCACCAAGTTTCGGGGCCATTTGAAGCGCAAGATCGAGGAAGACTTTcgcgacggtggccaacggaaTTGGGCACAGGTAATTTGTAACGCCGGAATGGCGACACAGTTGGCGCTGCTGTACCTCCTCGATTGTGGCTATGGCGAGCGGCCAATCGATTTCGTGCGCCTATACCGATCCAGTTGGCTCGGGGTGGGCATTATGGGTTCATTTGCCTGTTGCAACGGAGACACGTGGGCCAGCGAGCTGGGGACTGTGATTGGAAGTGGCGATCCGTTCCTTATCACCACCCGAAAGCGTGTGCCACGCGGTACCAATGGTGCCGTTTCGTTCGTGGGTCTGGTGGCTAGTTTTCTCGGCGGCACACTGGTCGGCCTGGTGTACTTCCTCACAGTGCGCTACACGGTGGAGGCAAGCGTTTACGAGCGAAGCCCCAACCAGTGGCCACTGATCGTGTTTGGTGGGATTGCCGGGTTGCTTGGATCACTCGTCGATTCGCTGCTGGGCGCCACGCTGCAGTACTCCGGGTACACCGAGCAGGGTTTCGTGGTGGAGCGACCCGGTAAGAACGTGCAGCACATTAGTGGCGTGCGGATTTTGGACAATCATAGCGTGAATCTCATATCTTGCATTATAACTGGCATCGCGATGCCGTCGATCGCGATGAACCTGTGGTCAGTGTTTTAG
- the LOC128278469 gene encoding mucin-19 yields the protein MSTSSVLIDGTGTLPFSVTLYEIGSISVSAGPSTSDRSSSSSSSSSSGATKRNALSVSRCELMRKRKCPANERVFLYTKPSRQRVKNQQRDEQRHYKGCVMSAPEGTGGGGIGDKSSSASSSVGGGGGKPVSSGGGGGAAAATTTIPIDLASASKVLVRTDKTTMPTTTYRIGSAPGNQMRVVIPSSAAQQTYYRQPANIKQDTTTNRTQISALSAARTVVTQTASLTVSRAQTTTPTTVSYHVSNRCVPATPIVTANLPPGAVRATTINGPIRISTPPIQVATNNSASGANSGTSAGVVSTGGSTTYVRMPPNVLPARSSAQAAAAATTATIISQSNHNNSTTTTLVPNFQMSAQLIRATGAGTVAVTGGGAAGVGGGVPRARVVTQTTIPTNHHPVVVASGGTATPLAVVNSSTPTVGGSQGVGGGGGQQTGVAVSNTSPQAFVATLSTVLQAPRQVSTLVYTNNSATQQYTIGPNQQQQHRLALATTTLSPQRPTTLGGVGLSTPGTGGIRPTIQRLPTAGIRVSNFRPPGLASTTVLTTIASGVPGVSGTVTNSSQSAGQQQLQQQRTVATGTVVAPNISNAIPARIIQVQNPASGTAGTAQIVNGRIQTNLLNIQPLIVSSQNRLAGAGPAGTGGGLQPAAGLTIAQVGKLTQVATGAGNDPITTSAATATLQTASGQQIVVSTTGPGGGASPAATLIAGNLIGSGGTTHHGGQITHQIVGMNAPTVVSVATGAGAAGAVGAGGAGTATTVIPIPLALTGARQATVGATSGHSPLSIVTGPTGGASLGGIVRTGGTSGVVGTGTATSIASVLPIAKVTPQQQQQPLVTSLVETNVPNTAAAALHYSVASGVVGAGPSLYIQTRPGVASGGTMTVATSGSVGVPKGPAGATLSVVSSTGTGGGTGGGTSGAGASATTFLPTSTFYYERLTSSPAAGPVSIAAATSGVGGTSGSAVTLSSSTAITTTSTISGPVFSISSSSSVISSSASNSNSSVSSAIQSQSGGPHHSVVSSLTSYGASGSFAIVQAAPGGGQGGRATLTSGPIHGLVPASLASAGGAGGNVVSTTVGGSIVSVSRDPSAAIVPIRFHPQLLVDASGHHQAQQIIVSSSAGPGGGSTATNIVPLIPVNATSINVTSTSTTGAGSKQHQVESPQSSILRKRALEGTLKTLATPAAGRDLTQALIAVEKQQQQQELTLQLLQQHSALQHQPMELRGELIGSPMSPSRPPSSDGSTTVSATSTPGLDDQEDGEMRPIPFRNSHGGTSTALVLDGGHFKPVQEELPHFQQQQQHHLPRELAYPHHHHHGEGFITTQSAASSSAQTVTQIVNHMAAVGSSSAAGNGSSYEQSSARKKARKQLLQPMGDSGTVGAAGGSLMKSSSSSSSSSSSAATTGMATGQTSSQQQQQVFMAQDHVDGVTIGADGSSYAMSTAGPGIVILTTGGAQHHLATGSHKHNSVSGAVPKPIGGAGSSNSSSSLHNNVKLEPPTAASGQQQQQQQDAGAAPAPQPGGGSVPSTKPIVSSSRKTNNVSLLQSYKQTWKAANNHFQRYTDVKQREERRPTVMDIANQSHILQKVNGWKIYHLSAQIEELCDLESQAYGKLAQMLRSMEASGSGSSSSSSSASGSVSSIKSSSTDIERINDLLKGNMQRSKIVMDGINEARTQIMKIFDHKPRVSDIILRCASKRNFKKREKT from the exons ATGTCCACCTCCAGCGTACTTATAGATGGCACTGGGACGCTGCCTTTCTCGGTAACATTATACGAGATTGGCTCGATATCGGTTTCGGCTGGCCC TAGCACCAGTGACagaagtagcagcagcagcagcagcagtagtagtggcGCCACCAAAAGAAATGCTCTTAGCGTTTCGCGCTGTGAATTGATGAGAAAAAGAA AGTGTCCCGCGAACGAACGTGTGTTTCTCTACACCAAACCGAGCCGCCAACGGGTGAAAAATCAACAGAGGGACGAGCAGAGACACTATAAGGGGTGCGTCATGAGTGCACCGGAGggtaccggtggtggtggtattgGGGATAAATCGTCCTCAGCTTCGTCCTCGGtcggcggtggaggtggcaAACCGGTgtcatccggtggtggtggcgg ggcggcggcggccactacGACGATACCGATCGATTTGGCCTCGGCATCCAAAGTTTTGGTGCGCACCGATAAAACAACGATGCCCACAACGACGTACAG AATCGGTTCCGCACCCGGCAACCAGATGCGTGTGGTCATTCCGAGCAGTGCAGCGCAGCAGACGTActaccggcaaccggcaaacATTAAGCAAG ATACGACGACAAATCGGACACAGATCAGTGCCCTGTCGGCGGCTCGTACCGTCGTCACGCAGACCGCTTCGCTGACCGTGTCCCGGGCACAAACGAccacaccgaccaccgttTCGTATCACGTCTCGAACCGCTGCGTGCCGGCGACACCGATCGTGACGGCCAACCTGCCCCCGGGAGCGGTCCGGGCGACGACCATCAACGGGCCGATCCGTATCTCAACGCCACCGATTCAGGTGGCCACCAACAATAGCGCTAGCGGCGCAAACAGTGGCACCAGTGCCGGTGTCGTTAGCACCGGAGGCAGCACGACCTACGTCCGGATGCCGCCGAATGTGTTGCCGGCACGGAGTAGTGcgcaggcggcggcagcagcaaccacggCCACCATTATCTCGCAaagcaaccacaacaacagcacgacgacgacgctcgtGCCAAACTTTCAAATGTCCGCCCAGCTTATACGAGCCACCGGCGCAGGAACGGTGGCCGTGACGGGCGGTGGGGCTGCCGGCGTGGGAGGAGGCGTGCCGAGGGCACGTGTTGTGACGCAAACCACCATACCCACCAACcaccatccggtggtggtggccagcggaGGCACGGCAACCCCATTGGCCGTGGTAAACAGTTCGACACCAACCGTCGGCGGCTCACAGggggtcggtggcggcggaggacAACAGACGGGTGTGGCCGTGAGCAACACGTCGCCCCAAGCGTTTGTCGCCACCCTGTCCACCGTCCTGCAGGCACCGCGTCAAGTTTCGACCCTCGTGTACACCAACAACAGTGCCACGCAGCAGTACACGATCGGTCcgaatcagcagcagcagcaccggttggcgctggccaccaccaccctgtCGCCACAGCGACCCACCACGCTGGGTGGCGTCGGGTTGAGTACCCCGGGTACGGGAGGCATCCGTCCGACGATACAACGCCTTCCGACGGCCGGCATTCGCGTGAGTaacttccggccaccggggctcGCTTCAACCACCGTCCTCACGACGATCGCCTCCGGTGTTCCGGGCGTTTCCGGAACGGTCACTAATTCCTCCCAGTCCGCCGggcaacagcagctgcaacagcaacggacggtggccaccgggaccgtCGTGGCGCCGAACATTTCGAACGCCATTCCGGCGCGCATTATTCAGGTGCAAAATCCCGCCAGCGGAACGGCCGGAACGGCGCAGATAGTGAACGGACGGATACAGACCAATCTGCTCAACATTCAGCCCCTGATTGTGAGCAGCCAAAATCGCCTCGCTGGCGCTGGGCCAGCGGGAACTGGTGGAGGTTTGCAGCCGGCAGCGGGCCTCACGATCGCACAGGTTGGCAAGCTGACACAGGTGGCCACTGGTGCGGGCAATGATCCGATAACGACATCGGCGGCTACGGCCACCTTGCAGACGGCTTCCGGACAACAGATCGTCGTCAGTACTACGGGCCCCGGTGGAGGTGCATCGCCTGCGGCCACACTGATAGCGGGCAATCTGATCGGAAGTGGAGGCACGACGCATCATGGAGGACAAATTACGCACCAAATCGTAGGGATGAACGCACCGACcgtggtttcggtggccacgggtGCCGGAGCGGCCGGTGCGGTTGGTGCCGGGGGTGCTGGAACGGCAACGACGGTCATTCCGATCCCGCTCGCCCTGACCGGTGCCCGTCAAGCGACCGTAGGTGCGACCAGTGGCCATAGTCCACTCAGTATCGTGACTGGACCGACGGGCGGTGCGTCATTAGGCGGAATCGTGCGAACCGGTGGCACCTCCGGTGTTGTAGGTACCGGAACGGCCACTTCGATCGCGTCCGTTCTGCCCATAGCAAAGGTGAcgccccaacagcagcaacagccccTCGTGACGAGCTTAGTCGAAACGAATGTCCcgaacacggcggcggcggcactccATTACTCGGTCGCCAGTGGTGTGGTCGGAGCTGGCCCATCATTGTACATCCAAACGCGGCCCGGTGTGGCATCGGGCGGTACAATGACGGTAGCCACGAGCGGTAGTGTCGGAGTGCCAAAGGGCCCCGCTGGAGCGACCCTCAGTGTAGTGTCATCGACGGGAACGGGAGGTGGCACTGGAGgtggcacttccggtgcaggTGCTTCGGCCACAACGTTCCTGCCCACTTCGACCTTCTACTACGAACGGTTAACTTCTTCGCCTGCCGCGGGCCCTGTCTCGATTGCGGCGGCCACAAGTGGCGTCGGTGGCACTTCCGGCTCGGCCGTAACGCTCTCCTCTTCGACGGCCATCACCACGACGAGTACCATAAGTGGGCCCGTGTTTTCGATCTCTTCTTCCTCGAGCGTGATCAGCAGCAGTGCCAGCAATAGCAATAGTTCCGTCAGTTCCGCCATCCAGAGCCAATCCGGTGGCCCCCACCATTCGGTTGTGTCTTCGCTGACGAGCTACGGAGCGTCTGGTTCGTTTGCGATCGTCCAAGcggcgcccggtggtggccagggtGGAAGAGCTACACTCACGAGTGGACCGATCCATGGCCTCGTACCGGCCTCGCTGGCcagtgctggtggtgccggtggaaaCGTCGTCAGTACGACCGTCGGCGGAAGCATCGTCTCGGTTTCCCGGGACCCTTCGGCAGCG ATCGTTCCGATTCGCTTCCATCCTCAGCTGCTGGTCGACGCTAGTGGCCATCACCAGGCGCAGCAGATCATTGTCTCGAGTTCCGCTGGACCGGGGGGAGGAAGCACGGCCACGAATATTGTCCCTTTGATACCGGTGAACGCCACGTCGATTAACGTGACCAGCACAAGCACGACCGGCGCTGGTAGCAAGCAGCACCAGGTGGAATCGCCCCAATCGAGCATCCTTCGCAAGCGGGCCCTCGAGGGGACACTGAAGACGCTGGCCACACCGGCCGCGGGTAGAGATCTCACGCAGGCACTGATAGCGGtcgagaagcagcagcagcaacaggagcTCACGCTCCAACTGTTGCAACAACACTCGGCACTGCAACACCAACCGATGGAGCTGCGTGGCGAGCTGATTGGTTCTCCGATGTCGCCCTCGAGGCCACCGTCCAGCGATGGGTCCACCACGGTCAGTGCAACGTCCACCCCGGGGCTGGATGATCAGGAGGATGGCGAAATGCGACCGATACCGTTTCGCAACAGTCACGGCGGTACATCGACGGCTCTGGTTCTCGATGGAGGACACTTTAAACCGGTTCAGGAAGAACTGCCacacttccagcagcagcaacaacaccatctGCCTCGGGAACTAGCTTACcctcaccatcaccatcatggGGAAGGCTTCATCACAACACAGAGCGctgccagcagcagtgcgCAAACGGTCACTCAGATTGTGAACCATATGGCGGCagttggcagcagcagtgccgcTGGAAACGGTAGCAGCTACGAACAGTCATCGGCGCGCAAGAAGGCGCGCAAACAGCTGCTTCAACCAATGGGCGACAGCGGAACGGTTGGCGCTGCCGGCGGTTCTTTGATGAAATCGAGTTCCTCTTCATCGTCTTCATCTTCctcggccgccaccaccggtatGGCCACAGGACAAACGTCctcgcagcaacagcagcaagtgTTTATGGCACAAGATCACGTCGATGGTGTTACGATCGGTGCAGATGGTTCATCGTACGCCATGAGTACGGCTGGGCCAGGAATCGTCATACTTACGACCGGCGGTGCACAGCACCATCTGGCCACCGGTAGTCATAAGCATAATAGTGTGTCCGGAGCGGTACCGAAGCCGATTGGTGGTGCCGGCAGTAGTAATAGTAGCAGCAGTCTCCATAACAACGTTAAACTAGAACCACCGACCGCGGCGAgtggccaacagcagcagcagcagcaagatgCTGgagcggcaccagcaccgcaacccggtggtggttctgTGCCATCCACGAAACCGATCGTCAGCTCATCGAGAAAGACGAATAACGTTAGTTTACTGCAG TCGTACAAACAAACGTGGAAAGCGGCCAACAACCACTTTCAGCGATACACCGATGTGAAGCAGCGCGAGGagcgccgaccgaccgtgatGGACATTGCGAACCAATCGCACATCCTGCAGAAGGTGAACGGCTGGAAGATCTATCATCTGAGCGCGCAGATTGAAGAGCTG TGCGATTTGGAATCTCAGGCGTACGGTAAGCTGGCGCAGATGCTACGCTCGATGGAAGCGAGCgggagcggcagcagcagcagtagcagctcAGCGAGCGGTAGTGTCAGTTCCATTAAGTCGTCTTCAACCGACATCGAACGAATCAACGATCTGCTGAAG GGCAACATGCAACGCAGCAAGATCGTGATGGACGGCATTAACGAGGCCCGCACGCAGATCATGAAAATCTTCGACCACAAACCGCGCGTGTCCGACATCATTCTGCGGTGCGCGTCGAAGCGGAACTTCAAGAAGCGAGAAAAAACGTAA
- the LOC128267468 gene encoding BET1 homolog — protein MRRSQGYNYQPLPQQPPPGTSGQASGDALEEENERMAEELKGKIGALKSLTIDIGNEVRYQDRLLRGMDEDMDRTGGFMSNTINRVVRLGKGSHRNYMCYMFLFVLAVFFVLYLILKLR, from the exons ATGCGCCGTTCGCAGGGCTACAACTACCAGCCCTTGccccagcagccgccgcccgggACCAGTGGGCAGGCCAGTGGCGATGCACTCGAGGAGGAAAACGAACGGATGGCCGAGGAGCTGAAGGGCAAAATCGGTGCCCTCAAATCGCTGACGATCGACATTGGAAACGAG GTACGCTACCAAGATCGGTTGCTGCGTGGCATGGACGAAGAcatggaccggaccgggggctTCATGTCCAACACGATCAATCGGGTGGTGCGGCTGGGGAAAGGCAGTCACCGTAACTACATGTGCTACATGTTTCTGTTCGTACTGGCCGTGTTCTTCGTGCTGTATCTCATCCTAAAACTGCGATAA
- the LOC128278468 gene encoding uncharacterized protein LOC128278468 — MLHTNNGAVTALDLHYAEATRFLVVCNADRRLKVYDLQSGRYQPLEVCNIVTRSRCTAVRWLVHFPVLTMIYDDSYALDRCAYTIHQPREIGLRMFPLCSIGAEATDMSANEWLGTNMFATDGGDLLYHRPIAFVCNTHERKSTNMLTSTVTIRLEENDDNSTNLSSYEAFSGRFGLLFSDTDGVSWRLFSFSPACGLM, encoded by the exons ATGCTTCACACGAATAATGGCGCCGTGACGGCGCTTGATCTCCACTACGCCGAAGCCACCCGCTTTCTGGTGGTCTGCAATGCGGATCGACGACTGAAAGTGTACGATCTCCAATCGGGGCGCTATCAACCGCTCGAGGTGTGCAACATAGTGACCCGAAGCCGCTGTACGGCCgttcgctggttggtgcactTTCCGGTGCTGACCATGATCTACGACGATAGTTATGCGCTCGATCGGTGCGCCTACACCATCCACCAGCCGCGTGAGATTGGACTCCGCATGTTTCCCCTGTGTTCCATCGGCGCAGAAGCGACGGATATGAGCGCCAACGAATGGCTAGGCACGAACATGTTCGCCACCGACGGAGGCGACCTGCTGTATCACCGACCGATAGCGTTTGTGTGTAATACGCATGAGAGGAAATCGACGAAT ATGCTAACATCTACGGTGACCATTCGTTTGGAGGAGAACGATGACAATTCCACCAATCTTTCATCCTACGAAGCTTTCTCCGGCCGGTTCGGGCTCTTATTCTCCGACACTGATGGGGTAAGTTGGcgcttgttttctttctccccgGCCTGCGGGTTAATGTGA